The Daphnia pulex isolate KAP4 chromosome 7, ASM2113471v1 genome includes the window TGGCAGTTGGTTCCTCCTCCTGAAtgtgaatttaatgaattttgcCACACATTTAACTTCACAGCAGAAaaggtatttcatttttaaaagaataactaaataaattcaatactAAATGAACAAAAACCTACTTGGTTTTCTCATTCCAGGGCGATATAGGTATAATGTGAATTAATACGACATTCTGTTGCGAGTTCTCAAAATTAATTacgtttattttgatttattatttgccAGTATTTATCGACACAAACTGGTGGTATCACAATACTTTTGTACTAGTTGAGGGCGGGCTCTCAATTGCTGTTGGCTCCGAATATGATTAAATGGTTTTCAAGTCTACAATCTTAACATTTATTTCTAATGATTTGCGTTACAGAACAGGAAACCcaagatgaaaaattaaatggtttatttttgtggTAATATTATAGGAAATAAagtataattttaaaaaatttatatcatcgtcataaaattttgaacattCACGAGTGTTTGGTTTTATGTCATattattggaagaaaaaaaaacgcggcACGATTTTGAAACTGCATCTAGCAAGAGTTACTAATGAAAACTGGCAAAACAACAGATTATAGGGGTGGTGTCCATGAAGGGAATTCCGTCATTCACATTCAGGCCTCAGATTATGAAGGGACGGTTTAGCTCCGCTCTCTGCCAATTCATCGAAGATTTtcaacagaaacaaaattcgCCAAAATCCATATGCAGTTGTTCTGCATATGGATGCATTCTTCTGCTCTCAAATTTACagttaaatcaatttaaaattttcagtgattcttatttctttcaatcTATTTTGCCACTCTGAGCTTGCTAACTTGCCAAACAACCAATCTCTTGGTACCGGTAtgcatttttaaaactgaATGCTGAGCCTTTCGATTGCCAAATAGTCATTTTACGTAGATTTTTGCCGATATCCCTTTGTCCCAATGTTAAATTGAATAGCTGAACCATTCTCAGTGGCAGAACACCGTCTGTActaagaaattcaaaatttggtaGGTAATTATCTGTAAATCTAACTTAAAGACTCCGTtgaaccttttttgtttttttcattatggGTTGCTTTTACAGTATGTCTTGCATGTCGACAAAGGCAGGCATATTGCATACAACACGAAAGAGACAATATTGTAAATTAAACCAATTTACTGATTTATCGGATATACTTTGTCCTCGATCAGTCATTTATCTTCATCGTTAAACAAAAAGTAGACCCAGTCTTTTTCACTCTTCCTGGAGGTATTTTATAtgattaaaagtaaaatcaaatataaaataGAGTACAAATATACATATTTAGAAATGTTATTTAAGAAATACTCAACTCATCAATTTATATTAGCAGAAAAAGTTATAAATAGTATTGAATCAAGTGACAATTTCCAGAAAttgaacatattttttaatcaaaaataatgCCACTTCCCTAaaatagtttcttttattgCATCCACATATTGACATGGTATCCAATAGATCCAATATCTTGAAGCTTCAGTAGGACCAAGCTGAATTCCCTGATGAAAGAGATGTAAAAGAGGTAAAAAAACAGAGAACAAAGAATCATTAAGAGAGCAAATGTGCCAAGAATCTTACAATAATGTGGTATTCTTCATGTCCTTCTATTGGCTCATTCACAATGGTTTTTATTGATGACATGCTGATTTTCTCTGtcctttcttttgttcctACAATTGTGCGTAAAATAAGTTGTAGAATTCTTGAAAATTCCATTAACAAAAAACGTCTGTATATACCTATCCAGATTTGGTCATTTTCCATCTTGAATGTCAATCTTACTTTGCCTCGGCTGCACATCCCATTCAATGGATGAGGTGGTAATCCTtcctgaaaaatcaaaacaactttAAGAAGTACTTTTCAAATAAGTGTGTAGATATGCAACAAACTTTGGCATTCTTAACACCAGGCATAACATCCTCAGGTAGTCCTTTgtccaaaacttttttatgtattttctGATGACACAATGGTTCTTTAATAGCACTTGCTGGTTTCAATTTATCTTCAGGGATCCACTGACAAAAGAGAATTAATTTCAGACAATTTTCATAAATAAGTTATCTGATAAGATTGAAAATTAATACTGTTGCTGTTTGATGAGAGAGAGCTAAAACATCATCAAATGTTGACCCAATGACCATAACTTTCGATCCTGAAATAATTCCAGAATCTCTTAAGGATTTGTCATCATGAGCAAGGCCTTTGACCATGAgtttttgcatttcttttggtacaccttaaaaatttacatttcattatttaatattttttctacaagagtaatttcaaaaataactgaGTTCTCAGTTCTCACCAATGATGGTGTGCAAATGTTCCTTTAACTGAGCAATTGTGGAATCCAGATTGAAGATAAcatcatatttctttttgttaaaaacTACCTTAAATTCCACATCTTTTGCAGTAACATTGCCTGGAAGTGTTAATTCTTCAAGAATGTCTTGTTTTTCCTCCATTTGATAATGTAGACGTTGTGCAAACGTCTACGAACATTAAAACGTGCTACGACTGAAGTTTCAACAATTGGCTAATAATATATGTGGACAACTTTCAATTCTAAATTAAGCAGCACTCCTACCAGATTTGCACAAACATCTAAATCCTCGAAAATCaggtattttcaaaaatagtagatttcttttcaagtttGAGAAAGCAAACCAGACTGGAACAAACGAGAGAGGAGACGAgtacttttttctatttactaACGGGTAGTGACACCTATTGAGAATTAAACAGACTTGAcggactatatatatatacaacgcTGTTGACAGTacactaataaaataaaataaataaaatatattgctttttttgtatggctaacttcatttttaaaatggggaaaaaaataagaaagtcAAAATATAATGTAAAATATGCATAGCTAAAGTAGGTAGGtacaaaatataaattaatattGGATTTTTCCGTATAtgtattttcaataaataacGACAGCAGCCGCTAGGAAGCAGGCCAATTTTGACAagatcaacaaaacaaaaaaacaaaacttttgagTCTGTTAATCTCATCTcataaatatttgttgaaCTTGATTTTGCCTATCTCACATAAAAGGGCTAGGAAATAAGCGTGTAGACCTATTGCTAAAATACTACAATATGGTATT containing:
- the LOC124196727 gene encoding ubiquitin domain-containing protein UBFD1-like; its protein translation is MEEKQDILEELTLPGNVTAKDVEFKVVFNKKKYDVIFNLDSTIAQLKEHLHTIIGVPKEMQKLMVKGLAHDDKSLRDSGIISGSKVMVIGSTFDDVLALSHQTATWIPEDKLKPASAIKEPLCHQKIHKKVLDKGLPEDVMPGVKNAKEGLPPHPLNGMCSRGKVRLTFKMENDQIWIGTKERTEKISMSSIKTIVNEPIEGHEEYHIIGIQLGPTEASRYWIYWIPCQYVDAIKETILGKWHYF